The genomic region AGATCCTAAGGAAATAATCAAAAAACTACTGACAGTTTACTttgattttgaaagatcatACCTTAAGGTGCCAAAACTGTTTGGTTGTTGTGGTCAGCTAAATTTTAGTTACCGTTACTGTTTTCTGTGTCATCTCATAAGAATTTAGACAGTCTTGGTCAAAAGATAAGAGTTTGAGTTCATCGAGCATACGAAGTATTAGCTAATGTTATGCGGATACTTGTTAACAAGTTTTTTTCAAGCCTGGATggatagaaataaaattttccacaaTATTAACGAGAAGTTAGAATAActtaaaataagataaaaacaaCGTACTGTCCACCTCCCCCTCAAACTCCGGCGATATAATTAATGATAAAATTTACTGTTAATGAACCGATTGAATGTTTATGAGCTAGCTTAATTGATTACTTTTCGGCATAATGTGTTtaatggcgaatcgaacaagcaactagCATAAATAAAATCGCTAATATGATCTATGCGGTTGTATTCCTGTACTCACATAATCTCCTATATTGGATTTAACTATATATCTTTGTTGCGACTTTTAtaagtaatttgtttttgttttacatgaAAGCAGAGATCAAACATAATACGGTAGAGAGTAGCGAagaaaaaagacaaaaactgaatttttgaaACACATTCATCGCTATAGAATCGATTAATAGTCGATAAGAATCAATTACCCACAGTAAAAGATACGAGCATAGTCTGCAAGTGCTGAAGTTAATTTAAgttgttttgtatatacatatttaataaataatgcgaAATTCTACAACACCAACGCACACTCTGAATTTCCCCGAGCAATTAGAGTGTTTTGAATTTTGTAATAGTGATTTTGCATGTAATTTAGTAGCGCTTGCTAGTCATAAAAAGATTATATTGGGACTCATAAATTTGCCGGTAAATATTGTGCATGTTAAAACAACATGTGTGATGGAACACCTTTACATACGACagagtatatgaaatatttgtttaggAAGAATCTGGCTGCTTTGATTGGAAACGTGTGAAGGATTTGTACCACGAAAGCCGTTGTGTTTCATTATGTTTTGCGCCGGAAACTTCAATGGTAGTAGTGCCGAAATCGGTTATATTTTGCGCTGCAGGTTCAGATTTTCGTTTGCGTATATTTCGCACAGATTTGCAAAATTCTGACACTGTTCAAATACTCAATGGTAGGTAGGAATGAACATCTCCATATGCATTAATGTTTTATACACCACATTATTTACACAGGTCATAGTAATTATATCAATGAGGTTATATGGGATTGTAATGGCGAATTCCTGGCATCAGTTGGCGACGATAACACTTGTCGTATTTGGgatacaaaatcaaattttgaaaatactatAACATTTCATTTGCAATCAGCTGGTATGTCGGTAAAATGCCACCCGGAGGAACCACGTAAAGTCGTTGTGGCAGAGAAGAGAGGAGTAATACATTTATACAATATCCAATCACAAGTAGCCATAATATCCGTAGAAGCACAAAAGTCGCCACTAAAATCAGTGGATTGGTGTCCATTAAATCGAATGTGCATAACAGCGCTTGTAGCTGGCGATATAATATCGTGGGATTTGCGACGACCAACGCCCATCGATATAAAACAAGTACATGAAGATGGTGGACAAATTGTACGCATTGCGCCAAATGCAGAGACTGTGGTAGCAAGTGTTGGACGTCCTGATGTAGCAGTTAAGGTTTTCACCGCAAAATCGCGTATACCCTTAGTTGATGCCACGCTTAAGCTGTATGGTGGCTTGTCTTGGCACCATCGCTTGCCCTATATAGGTGTGGCTACAGATCGTAAATTATGCTTATGGAAgttgcaaattaaataaactacAAATGTGTTTGtgctttgaaaaattgaaagcatttttaattttatataaaatatttaattttttgtggcaAATGAGTAGACGGAAcagaataataaatttttatttattgccgTTAGCTGTTGTAGCCAAATATTCCTTGTAACGcacttcttgttgttgttgcagtttagTCAGCTTTTTTAACACACCTTTGCTTAACTCCTTACCGTCAGCGTCATGTGTTGGTAAACCCTGAAAGTtaacgaatatatgtatataaattttgttttcatccAAACATAAGTGCATGTTATTTtgtattcatttaaatataattacttacattttcatcaaatttagaatatttctCTTTTTCATTAAGGAACATCTCTTGTGGGTTAATACGTTTCTGCGCTTCTTTAGCGGCCAACAGTTGGGCAGCAGCTTCCTGTTTTCGTTGTTTTTCAGCTAGACGCTCTGCATCGGCAATTCTTTTCGCTTCACGCTCCCTCAATAATACTTCCCGATCCACCAACTTAACGGCATATTTGCCGTTTTCCTTATCCTCTAGCCGCACACCCAAATTGGGCAGTACATCATCACGTAATTTATCGCACAATTGTAAGATAGCATTTGCTTTTATAGTCTTCGCTTCTTCACGCACGTTATTCCGGAATTCGGCTATTGCATCCACATATGGTAGTAAAGTTTTTTCAATGTCCACATTACTATTAATACCTCCGCTCACGGGGAAACCAATACCACCACGTGGTCCATCAATAGCACCGAATATGTGCAGAATATCCGTAATATATGCAGCAATCCGACGCAGTAAAAGGCAGTTCACGTGATCTTTATTATCACGTATGTAGACATTGGAAACGGAGACCAAATCACGCAACGCATCTAGAGTGCTGCGCGTATCAACGTTGTCTGCAAACCAAGACCATTTATAGAATAACCACTATGTTGCGATTTGTTAGTAAACTGTAAACAATATATTACCGCATAATGCAGCATGTACTGCATCGCGCGTTGTCTTTAATTTGTCTTGCAAGGAAGCTTCCGCAGTTGTCCATACGCCAAATTGTGCACTTGGGGAACCATTATCTATATGCCGAGTTAAAtcttttacatttaaaaagaaTTCCTAAAATACATGAATTTGAATgactagaaatattttttagttacgAGAAAGCACTTACATTCATGAATCGTTCATATTGGCATGCCATCTCCATTGTGTTACTTGAGTAATCGAGCGTATCTTTCCACGAATGTAATAAAAATGCTAATCGCATCTGACAtgcagtatttttatttaatgcttCTTTTatcgaaatgaaattttttaatgatttcgaCATTTTACAACCCGAAATGGTTAAATGACCAGTATGCAGAAAGTATTTTACCCATTCGGATTGATCAAAAGCGGCTTCGGATTGAGCTAATTCATTGTCATGATGTGGAAATTTTAAATCGACACCGCCGGTGTGTATATCAAACATTGAACCAAATACGTCCGAAGCCATGGCGGAACATTCTATGTGCCAACCTGGACGACCTCTTCCCCAAGGACTGTCCCACGAAGGTTCACCTGCTTTACTTGCCTTCCAAAGTGCAAAATCGTTGGGTGAACGTTTTTCAGAGAGACGCTCCGCTGTGAGCGACAAGTCTCCTTCACCTTCTTGCAATGACTTCGTATCACCATATGCTTCGGGCACAAGTTTGGCATAGTGATGTTTTTCGCGTTTATCAAAGGCATTCACATCAAAGTAAACCGAACTGTTTGCATTATAAGCAAGTCCgttatcgaaaattttttgaataaatttgacAATCTGTGGTACGTATTCGGATACACGGGTAAGTACGTCTGGCGGTaatatctataatataaaataattattacaaataaaagaaattttaacttTCCGAATCTGGGCAAAATACTAACATTTAACGCTGCCATATCTTTGTGATATTCATTCTCCCAGTATCGTGGCAAAGTTTCGAAGATAGCATTATCCGTAACAGTAGAGCCTTCCTTGCGATCCAGCCAATCGGATATGGGATCTTTTGCTTCGGTCAAATATAAGACGCGCGCTTCATCTATCTTTTCTGGATCGTTACTGGCTACAGCCATAATAAGCGTTTCCATTGCatcattcatttttattaacattcgTTCAAACATAAGTTTTTTATTAGGGTCTGTCGCTTCTCTACAGATTACATTGAAATTGTCCAATACCTCTTTTTGATCGGCTAATAATACGTCCAAAGATATCGTGGTGGCTACTTTCACATATCTTTCATAGAGATAGTTTTGTCTTGCACGTTTAATGATCTTATCATCAATATCAGTTATGTTCatcacataaaaaatattgtaaccAAAATAGTCCGAAAGTATTCGTCGTAAAATATCGAATGAAATGTATGAcctaaaattgaaatcatagtATTTCAATGATAATTACGGTAGCAAGCAACGTATTTATCTCTACttagatatatacataagtatatagcgTCTATGTTGGCAGACGTGGcagtaattttcaattttaaatttacctAGCATGCCCCATGTGTGTTGCATCGTATACTGTTGGACCGCAACTATACCAGGTCACATTATTACCATCCAGTGGGATGAATTCCTCTTTTTGCCTTGTTAAGCTATTGTACAGCCGCAATTTTGGACGGTCTGTAGTTGCTGGGGGCAGCCATTCCGGTTGAGTTCGTTTTGACATAATTAACTTGTACGGTTTAAATTATTGTACTTATATTCGTTTGGATCTTTAACAGAACTCGATTTTCACAAATAGTCGCAACacagttaatataattatatactcTATTTATCTGTATCATATGTATTATTCACCGATCAAACGACTTTCAACGTGTTACAAGAAATTGCACCAGCCGGAGCACATTGACAGATGTGTGCATATGCCTGTAGGAAATCAAAACATTAGATCAGCTGTTATCTATGAATATGTCTGCAGAAAAACAATCCCCAATATCAAtttaatactatatataagGTGAGTTTATTTTGcagtataaattataaaattattttaattttttttaatgttcaatgCGGTTTTTGTAATGAGAACAATTCAAAATCTGTATCGATTTTAAAAAAGCACCATAGTAGTGAGCACtcattaataaatgaaaacgtTTATGAAACACTTAAtaccaattttattttcaacagcGCAATTTGTTTTTACCGATGGACGaggaaagtttattaaaaacagCAAAGTAAAAGCAACTGTTACAGTCAATTCATATAGAAGTTTTGCTTCGCTTTGCGTCTGACattttttttgacagaaaaGTTCCATTTACGCATTTGTATGAGTACATTCACACAAAAAGTTTTCGACGCAAACCCAAGCAAAATGTTGGACAACTCTAATTGTTTTACGCTTTGCTAAACAACAGTCGCGATTTTTATTAGAAAGGAAGGCTGAAATCAAAGTGTTTATTGTGGCATACCCTTTGTTTTCTAAACTTCGTTGTTATTGTATGAACTTTCACGCAATGCGAAGAAAGTTGTATGTGAATTGGGCCTTAAATCTATTTTGATACAATAACTGTTATCGATAATTTTGTGCATTATTTTTGCCTCCCCCACTTTTTGTTTATCTTGTTTAACACTTCTCTAAAAGGGGTAGTTTTCGGTTTATTCAAAGCATTCGGCTGTGTACTTCCGTTTAGGCTAGACGAATTTTTGTACAACTGgtggttttaaataaatttgcaattttctaaattaaaatttgttttaaatgggGAAAGTTTTGTGTTTGGGTTATCAAGTATCAAGGTTGCTTTTGGGATGGTTAGGTGCAACACTTTCCATCATCGGAATTATATTGCTTTATTATTGCCTGGAAAATCCGGATATTTTGGCGAGGTGGTTGATGTCTTTAGCGGACGACCAAGCCAAGATCGACTACAAGGAATTACGCAGGGGTAAGTCATATGatatgcgtatatacatacatacatatgtatgtatatgtacatatgcctacacatacatacatacatatatatagatacatacatacatatgtgcatgctGCATAAGAACCTTTTATCCATACTAATAACTAatcatgaattaaaaattttggtttattgCAGATGTGGTTTGGTCATGCGTGCTGTATATTGTCTTAAGTTTTGTAAACTTGATGACATCCCTTGGTTTAATATTTGGCATCAATAAGGTGAGTTAATAGCATAGTTTGTGcatttcacataattttttatcTCAATGAAGAGTGGCTATAAATCAATGCTCTTAGATTATACATAAAATTCACGGGTTTTTAATATTAGGTATACATACGAACACACTATGGTATACCTTActtgtatctacatatatgtatatatatttatttatgcgtgtatgtatgtatttgcttttttcTACACAAAGTCGTATACCTGGCTGTGAACACACGCTCAACGCTTGTAAAACCATAGCTAACATAGCTAAGGTATACATAtactacgtacatatgtatgtatgtaagaacaTGTGTGTGCTTCAACACTTAAAGAGTTTACTTTCTACTGGatcattatatttaataattttatttttggacaAAGCAAAAATCAGTACATTTAAGCATTCGAACAAATCAGTTTTTACGAAATTCGCACTTCTAAAACCAGGAtagtaaataagaaaatttagctcaatttttaatttttcagataCTTTCACTCAATCGGAGTAAGACTTAGCCAAACCAGTGCCACCAACGTGTGGCAATTCTCATATAAAATTAGTCAAAAATGGCCTACACTTTTCTTTACCCCAGActccaaatttgaaaatttaatatttcaaaacaaacaaatttttaattttaatatttaatattgtaattGATTTCATCTCATTTCAGTATTGTGTACCGTCCTTGAAATATCCATTcatacatttaataaaaaaacaggaaaaagttGTGAAATACAAGATCGCCACAACTTTGCCGGCCGGAAGTGACCATCCATCAAAGACATTTAATGTGTAAAATGGCGCCTCCTTCACAcatgaaaaatacatacatatgcacacaaacacatgtgcATAGGTATGACGAGGATTTCACTCCGGAGCACAAGTCTACaaactaaactaaattaaatcaattaaacttaaacttaaatatacaaatattcactcatatacatatgtacatacataggaaAATATACTAACACAATCATGTTCATATCAatcatacatgcatacatacaaacgaacaaatacaaatgtaatatttacatgtacttttcatacaaaaaacaattaaatgtaacagaaaaacaaaaacaaatgaatcTCACTATTTTCAACACACCAAAcagctaaatatattttatatatgaaatgCATTACATTTGATAAGCATatactagtatatacatacatatgcatacgtatgtatgtgtgtatatatttgcttCAGTTCAGTGTTAGATGTTGGCAACGCGACACGCATTGTAAGATGACGgctggaaaattttaaatatcgcAAAACAACAACACGTTTTAAATGGACGCTTGTTTTAAAGTGggtttgtatgtattatatatgtatatgcattttctatttatttaacaggagaaaaaataaataaatcaaaaattgattATCTCATCCAGGGAAATACTCTACGGCAACTAAGTCGGTGATCACATTACGAATTTTGAATACCAAAGTTTAATGAACcccttttgtagtttttattaaaaaaaaataatcaaaattaattgcTGTAATTATTCAATGGgtataagttaaataaaaaagttaacttaagttatttgaaaatgtaaaagtattgtttcagtttatttaaaaaatggagTTCATTTCTTTAAGATACTTGAAATGTTGACTCTTATGAGGtgattctttttttaataaaaaaaattgtgttgttCCGGACATAGCACTATTATAGAAGTTTACAAAGATTGCGACTGGAAGGAAATGCCTTTAGACTTCCTTGGgcgaaaatttcagatcaatatctcaaaagctCTAGTTCCTCGCGTATACACAGATAAGCAGATGATCatgaattaaaactaaatatttgtattaaacatttaatttaattttcaagtcttgttttatattacaaaaaccATTATTTActaaagttaaaacaaaatgttattgttgcatatttaaaatattgaattatgtaCTTCCATTAACATGCGACACTGTGTAGGAAACGTTAAAATCTGACAATCAGCTGATTGACTGTAACAGTTCGGCAAACGCCATTGTTCATTATCTATGGATGTGCATTTGTGCTATCGGAAACTCCGTTGTTTGTAATCACTTTTCGTTCCAAAACAATAAAGCCgcgttaaatttaataatataatatattcatattgTAATTGATAACTTTTTGataattcttcaaaatgttacaaaagtatttttgttttcgccTGGAGACGGCTGCTATGATCATTGGTTGGTTTGAAACAATTGGTTCAATCTTATCAGTTTTAATATTTGGCTTCTGCTTGGGTTATGTGGATGATATTGTCAAGCAAATTATAAACCAAGCGCAAGACAGTGACCAGCTAAATCCTGATGAAGTTCATAAAGGTAATTAATGTGTTCCCACTATAAAAATACATCAacgtatatacttgtatgagtgtgtgtattGTGAAATTACGCATTATTCCGTTTAGCTTTTATTCGCTGTCTTATCTATTCTTTCGCTTATTTTGCAGTTCTCGTTATTGGATTTGTCTTCTTTATCATATTGAGTGCAATAAATCTATTTGCATCCATTGGCTTATTATTGGGCACCATCAAGGTAAGTTTGCAATAAATAAGACTTctcatatctacatatatataattatatattatatgcataaaAGTGCATAATTGCATATACAATTAAGGATCTCGATAAAAATAAGGTTGAGTTTTTCTCTTTTACCGATAAATGAAAGAGAAGAATGCAGTTGGTGATATGatctcatgtatgtatgtttacttatACACACATTGAGCTTTACtcttcaaatttttgaattaaacgatatttccattttttaaaccAATTATCTGCTCACATTAATTTGATTCTTTGAATTCTTACTTGCTTTAATGCatcaataaataacaaaatatttaattaaaattttatttttttatataacacaTTTATCGCTTATCAAGTATAAATAAACAGCATTGTTGTTTGAATATggctatacatatgtgtgcgtaaAAAAGCAGTTAAATATGCATCATGAAAATATTCTGTGCGGGGATTTACAAACACTTATTATAGATTACACTATTGCGCTAATGACTCAGTTCAGGCGTTCCTGTATTAAGTAGAATACTCCTTAAAAGATCCCAGtgcgaaatatatttaaaatgtcaaATGGAAACATCAAAATATCATATTATTACTAATTAAGCcagattttacaaaaaaaattcgtcAAAAGTTATGAATATAACTtaacttatataatatacatatgtatattaaattggtCTATAGTTTACCAGCAATGctagatttttattttgacttctaaatacaaaaacatcCGCATAAACCCAGCCATAGCAATCTTATGTTTGGGAGAGATAAAGTATTACTCTTTCTTATTATTAATTCCAGTGTAATTATATTAACCAATGTACCAAGCGAAGATAAAAAAGACCCCATACACAAATgcttacgtacatatatgtatacatacatatatatctaggTATGTATGTTGCgtgattttcaaaaatgtaaataaagtggATCTTTAGAGATTATATGCACGAACACAAGATAAGCGGAGCTAAAAAATCTCATTGcatttgaaacaaattattaataacGCAAGTAGTTATTTTTGAAGTTGCCATGTTATATGCATAAACCCGTCGTGTATACAGTAATGATGATGCGTTTGACGAATGTAGAGCcctcagctacgttgtcaaaCATATATTTTGCGACTTTTGctcgacgtcgtttttgcaaaagatgcAGGTTTTTTGGTACGAGTATAGCATAGAATTGCCACGCTTCGTAttcaaaaattaaccaaaatgtattgCGTCTATCTAAAATACATAGATGTTCAAATTCCATTTTAAAGAACTTTTTTGGTGTTTCGTCGTTAGCAGAGGTAAAGTCGTCCATTCcaatgaggcaagttttcgataaCTTCGCGACCTTCACGGAATGCTTTGTGATACTAAAATACTCGTGTTCGTTATATTGTAGACTCCTCAAAACACTTCTCCAACATTTGCAACGATTCTGAAGCTGTAATTTCATTAGAAACGCAAAATTCCAAGCTAACTCGTTCAACGGCTTACTATATTCTTCGTCCCATTTGAGTACAACTCGGATGGTCAAATAAACATTATTACGTGTTTTAATATATTCGGTTTTTATGTATTGTgtccatttctttcgtaaacttattgtataagtatatatatttgtattattaacaaagatattttgtttttattttcaggaaCGACATCTCTTGATACTGCCTTGGTTGTTTAATTCACTTTTCTCCCTTTTATTCTGCTTTATTTACTACTTTATATTAATTGACTACATTATTTCTGTGCAAATTCCGTTTTCATCTGGTTTTGGATCGATTCTATCAATTTCCCTCAGTTTGGGTAAGTATTGATGTAAAGtaccaattattattttttctgtgttgtaatttcacttttgtttctttttttctcGTTTTAGCTCTAAAACTTTACACTTGGTTGGCGATGTAttcacttttcaaaaatattcgcaATAACCGCGAACAACGAGAACAATTGCTTCGTCCAACAGGCGGCTTATATCCATCGTATACCAATATGtaatatgaatattaaataCACTTATGTGTAACATCATATATACTGGCGAAGAAAAtctacttatttacatacatatatccgaaGTGTGCTAAATTGGTTAATGTAACCAACATTCAAAAGTATTATACTGGTTATATTTAAGAGagagtaatttaaaatttacgaacacagaaatctatataaatgtattcattcgaaaacgaaataaaatacaattataCGTAATAacatgtaaattattttttcttctattttaagagtatactatataaaaataaagcgaTGAAGTTTCTGTTGGGTTTGGTTTATGGTTGACGACTCCTCTACTTTAttttgcgtggcattcttccctttttatacaaaattttcaaaacataacgaatttcttcattattttcatccatttttggACAGGTAGGCACGGTGcctgtgatttaacagtcataatgtaatctcgctggaagctggctgttagctggctctataaaagaaaagcagccacggtgcctggtcagtgcttgtgatgtgatttaacagtcaaaatgtaatctcgcgggaagctggctgttagctggctctataaaataaaagcaggcacggtgcctggtcagtgcttgtgatgtgatttaacagtcaaaatgtaatctcgcgggaagctggctgttagctggctctataaaagaaaagcagccacggtgcctggtcagtgcttgtgatgtgatttaacagtcaaaatgtaatctcgcgggaagctggctgttagctggctctataaaagaaaagcagccacggtgcctggtcagtgcttgtgatgtgatttaacagtcaaaatgtaatctcgcgggaagctggctgttagctggctctataaaagaaaagcagccacggtgcctggtcagtgcttgtgatgtgatttaacagtcaaaatgtaatctcgcgggaagctggctgttagctggctGAAAAGCAGCCACGGTGCCTGGTCAGTGCttgtgatgtgatttaacagtcaaaatgtaatctcgcgggaagctggctgttagctggctctataaaagaaaagcagccacggtgcctggtcagtgcttgtgatgtgatttaacagtcaaaatgtaatctcgcgggaagctggctgttagctggctctataaaagaaaagcagccacggtgcctggtcagtgcttgtgatgtgatttaacagtcaaaatgtaatctcgcgggaagctggctgttagctggctctataaaagaaaagcagccacggtgcctggtcagtgcttgtgatgtgatttaacagtcaaaatgtaatctcgcgggaagctggctgttagctgcctctataaaagaaaagcagacACGGTGGCTGGTCAGTGCttgtgatgtga from Bactrocera tryoni isolate S06 chromosome 3, CSIRO_BtryS06_freeze2, whole genome shotgun sequence harbors:
- the LOC120771324 gene encoding cysteine--tRNA ligase, cytoplasmic translates to MSKRTQPEWLPPATTDRPKLRLYNSLTRQKEEFIPLDGNNVTWYSCGPTVYDATHMGHARSYISFDILRRILSDYFGYNIFYVMNITDIDDKIIKRARQNYLYERYVKVATTISLDVLLADQKEVLDNFNVICREATDPNKKLMFERMLIKMNDAMETLIMAVASNDPEKIDEARVLYLTEAKDPISDWLDRKEGSTVTDNAIFETLPRYWENEYHKDMAALNILPPDVLTRVSEYVPQIVKFIQKIFDNGLAYNANSSVYFDVNAFDKREKHHYAKLVPEAYGDTKSLQEGEGDLSLTAERLSEKRSPNDFALWKASKAGEPSWDSPWGRGRPGWHIECSAMASDVFGSMFDIHTGGVDLKFPHHDNELAQSEAAFDQSEWVKYFLHTGHLTISGCKMSKSLKNFISIKEALNKNTACQMRLAFLLHSWKDTLDYSSNTMEMACQYERFMNEFFLNVKDLTRHIDNGSPSAQFGVWTTAEASLQDKLKTTRDAVHAALCDNVDTRSTLDALRDLVSVSNVYIRDNKDHVNCLLLRRIAAYITDILHIFGAIDGPRGGIGFPVSGGINSNVDIEKTLLPYVDAIAEFRNNVREEAKTIKANAILQLCDKLRDDVLPNLGVRLEDKENGKYAVKLVDREVLLREREAKRIADAERLAEKQRKQEAAAQLLAAKEAQKRINPQEMFLNEKEKYSKFDENGLPTHDADGKELSKGVLKKLTKLQQQQEVRYKEYLATTANGNK
- the LOC120772642 gene encoding uncharacterized protein LOC120772642, with product MLQKYFCFRLETAAMIIGWFETIGSILSVLIFGFCLGYVDDIVKQIINQAQDSDQLNPDEVHKVLVIGFVFFIILSAINLFASIGLLLGTIKERHLLILPWLFNSLFSLLFCFIYYFILIDYIISVQIPFSSGFGSILSISLSLALKLYTWLAMYSLFKNIRNNREQREQLLRPTGGLYPSYTNM
- the LOC120771325 gene encoding nucleoporin Nup37 → MRNSTTPTHTLNFPEQLECFEFCNSDFACNLVALASHKKIILGLINLPEESGCFDWKRVKDLYHESRCVSLCFAPETSMVVVPKSVIFCAAGSDFRLRIFRTDLQNSDTVQILNGHSNYINEVIWDCNGEFLASVGDDNTCRIWDTKSNFENTITFHLQSAGMSVKCHPEEPRKVVVAEKRGVIHLYNIQSQVAIISVEAQKSPLKSVDWCPLNRMCITALVAGDIISWDLRRPTPIDIKQVHEDGGQIVRIAPNAETVVASVGRPDVAVKVFTAKSRIPLVDATLKLYGGLSWHHRLPYIGVATDRKLCLWKLQIK
- the LOC120771394 gene encoding uncharacterized protein LOC120771394, producing MGKVLCLGYQVSRLLLGWLGATLSIIGIILLYYCLENPDILARWLMSLADDQAKIDYKELRRDVVWSCVLYIVLSFVNLMTSLGLIFGINKYCVPSLKYPFIHLIKKQEKVVKYKIATTLPAGSDHPSKTFNV